Below is a genomic region from Actinoallomurus bryophytorum.
GATCGCCTCGATGACGGCGGCGCGCACGCCGTGGCGCTCGAGTTCGCGGATGGCCGAGATGGTCGTGCCGGCCGGTGAGGTGACCGCCTCGCGCAGCATGACCGGGTGGTCGCCGGAGTCGCGCAGCATGACCGCCGCGCCGACCGCCGACTGGATCACCATCTCCAGCGCGGCCGCCCGCGGCATGCCGAGCAGGATGCCGGCGTCGACCATCGCCTCGACCAGGTAGTAGAAGTACGCGGGACCGCTGCCGGACAGCGCGGTCGCGGCGTCCTGCAGCGACTCGGGGATGCGCAGCACCTTGCCGACCGGGGTCAGCAGCTCCTCGGTGAGCTTCAGGTGCTCCTCGGAGGCGTGCGTGCCGGCCGAGATGACGCTCATCGCCTCGTCGACGTGCACCGGCGTGTTGGACATGACGCGGACGACCGGCACGTCGTCCGGCAGCCGCGCCTCGATGAACGCCGTCGGGATGCCCGCCGCCATCGAGATCACGAGTCGTCCGGGCGTGACATGGCCCTTCAGCTCGTCCAGCAGCGCCCCCATGTCCTGCGGCTTGACCGCCAGGACCAGAGTGCCGGCGGTGCGCGCGGCGTCGGCGTTGGTGGCGACCTCGACGCCGTACCGCTCGCGCAGCAGCGCGCCGCG
It encodes:
- the proC gene encoding pyrroline-5-carboxylate reductase, with amino-acid sequence MIAILGAGKMGEALLSGVLRAGRRPSDLIVTARREERGALLRERYGVEVATNADAARTAGTLVLAVKPQDMGALLDELKGHVTPGRLVISMAAGIPTAFIEARLPDDVPVVRVMSNTPVHVDEAMSVISAGTHASEEHLKLTEELLTPVGKVLRIPESLQDAATALSGSGPAYFYYLVEAMVDAGILLGMPRAAALEMVIQSAVGAAVMLRDSGDHPVMLREAVTSPAGTTISAIRELERHGVRAAVIEAIEAARDRGRELGSG